CGCTGTACATGGCGCACGGGCAGCCGCTCGGAACCCTGTGGATCGTCGCCGAGGAAACCGGGCACTTCGATGCCGGGCATGCCGGCGTGATGCAGGAGCTGTCAGGCCGCGGCCGGCTCTTCGACAGATAGCGCCGGTTCAAGCCGATTGCCCCCCCGCGATTTCGCGCGGTACAGCGCGCGGTCCGCGGCGGCAAGCCCGTCGGCCAACGCCGGCACTTCGTTGTCGAACCGCGCCAGGCCAATGCTGACCGTTGCCGGAACCCGGATGCTGTCGATGCGGCCCGGGATGGCATCGGCGAAGCGTCTGGCAATGGCCTCGCCCAGCGCGCGGGCGCGGCGTGCGTCTTCGCCGCATAGCAGCGCCGCGAACTCTTCTCCGCCGATGCGCGCCAGCAGCACGTTGGGACCAAGGACGCCGCGGGCGGTTTCCGCAAAGGACTTCAGCACCTTGTCGCCCGCCTGGTGCCCGTACCGGTCGTTGATCGCCTTGAACTGGTCGAGGTCGAACGCGAGCCACGCAACCGGACGGGAGCAGCCTGCGTGGCCGAGCAGACGTGCGCCTTCTTCAAAAAACCAGCGGCGGTTGCCGAGCCGGGTCAGGTAATCGGTCTGGGATTCGCGCAACAGCTGGCCGTGGGTCTCCTCGCGCACGAGCTTGAGCAGGGCCATCGGCAACAGGACCGAGTACAGCACGCCCTCGTAGACGGTGATCTTGCTGGCCATCGACTGGATCGACGGTCCGTATGCCGTCACCAGCCATGGCAGGACACAGGCCCGGACGGCGTAGAAGAGAGCATGGATCCCTGTCACCGCC
This genomic interval from Cupriavidus oxalaticus contains the following:
- a CDS encoding GGDEF domain-containing protein — protein: MYVDLLTLYLLAIGTLLASAGMTYWEHRSHPTHGKALRTLAAGFATLAIGCTAVLFRRNLPSAIGPALCNLVILSGYLLVLCAVASLRGRRYRGTSAAVLAGMALAWAVAGTRWPEAMWNYVSSFPIAVVSALTVLEMLRCEPMKALHARRVVVAVTGIHALFYAVRACVLPWLVTAYGPSIQSMASKITVYEGVLYSVLLPMALLKLVREETHGQLLRESQTDYLTRLGNRRWFFEEGARLLGHAGCSRPVAWLAFDLDQFKAINDRYGHQAGDKVLKSFAETARGVLGPNVLLARIGGEEFAALLCGEDARRARALGEAIARRFADAIPGRIDSIRVPATVSIGLARFDNEVPALADGLAAADRALYRAKSRGGNRLEPALSVEEPAAA